The window CTCGCACTGacaggcagtgcctgcagccccgGCCGCACTCCGCTCACATCCTGACTCATTAGCACCGGCAGAATGAAGGAAACGCAGCCCACAGCTCAGGAGCAAAAATCCCTCCTGTGACACTGCGCTTGGGATGGAGCAGGAACGAGCCCAGCATTCCAGAagccaagcaaaaaaaaaaaaagaaaacaacacacacacacaaaaaaaacccacatccacccccttcccccatcGACAaccaagcagcagaagcaccTCGCACACCTTGAGACCGAACACACAGCCCGGCTGTACACCGCACTGCAACGCgctgcccacagccccgcaccttcccattgctgctgctcctctgcatgACATACAGCACAGTGGCTCCAAGCTGCACAAGGTTTCTCTCTCTGAAGAAAAGAGAGCGCATCACTTGGAAACTCGCGGTACAACTCGGTGGGGTTTTTCCCCCCTCGGTATTGAAGAGGTACccctaaaaatatatatattaaaaaaaaaaaaatcaggaaaaaattctcaAAAAATTCCCCAAAAATTCAGGGGGAGAGAGGAGCTTCTTGGGATGTTTTCCTGACAGCTGGGATGAAAAAAACcaagcctggaaaaaaaataataataaaaaacccaaGAAAGTACGGTGCACGCAGCGCACGGCACAGCGCAGGGACACACCGCTGAGCACAGAACCTCAGCTTTCAGTTCTCGCCGTCGTGTAAATACGCAGCTTTCGATCTCGAAGCACATTTGATATTTCCTCCGAGTGTGCCTTCTGCAGGGCCGAGCCGTCCAGTTAATGTTTGACGTTTTAACCGAGGTGAAAAATGCGAGCAGTTCCACAAGGGTCCATTGAAGCTAGGcgggtttttctttcctctcttcccccccccccccccctcgccccccccaAGTGTCTCCAATTGAGGAGCACGTCAAACGCAAGGAAGGAAAAGCTAATTTCCACAGCCCGCGTATCGATATTAGCTCGcttactgctttcattttagcCACACCCACCTTTATGTAATTATAAAATATGGGAACGGTACAGCTCGAGAAATAAGAAAGCCAAAAGGAGCGGCGGTGCGACGGAGCCCAGCGGGCGCAGGGCGCGGGCTTTCATTTCAATGAGAAACGGGAACGAAGCGCCGGCTGCGGACCGACGCCGGGAGAGCGGGGTGGAAAATGCCCCCGCACCTGTGCGGCACCGAGCGGGGCAGGACGCCGAGCTCCTGAAAGCGAAAGTCGGTGCCGGTGGGCGGACGGCCGCCGGGTGCCGCCGCTCCTCGAGCCCTCATCCCCGCCGAGAGCGCGGCCCGACGAGGCGGCCCGGCGCGCATTCCCATGGTGGCCGCTAAAAACGCTTCCCGAGCCGCGACGCGAATGTACGGAAACGAAGGCTGCGTTGCGGCGGAGCCTCCGAGATCGCGATGCCGGCGAGAGCCCGCCGCGTTCGCGTTCGGCGGCTATCGGGGCGGCGAGGGGACAACCGGCGGAGCGGCTCCGCCCGGGATAAAAAGCGGCGCTGGGAAAGTGCCGAGCGCGGGGCGCGCACCGAGGAGCCGAGCGAAGCGGCGGGGATCCCTGCGTGACACGCCAAATACCTTCAGCCCCGCGccggagggagggagggagggacggagggaaaagggagaggCGAACTTTTGCGTTTCGCTTTAAGGcgccgccgcgctccgctcccGCAGCGCTGCCCGCCCCCGGCgcggcacagcacagcacggcacggcacggcgcgGGGCGATGCGATGCGCGGGGCCGAACCCGGCCGCATCCCGGCGGCTCCGAACCGCGGAAGGAGAGAGAAACGGAacggagcggggagggggggtgggggggggggtgcggcGAGATGCGCGGCGGTGTCACGGAGCGCCGCTCGGCGCCTATCGCGATCCGCCGAGGGGTGACATGGAAACAGGCACCAAAAAATAGCAGAGCCAATGACGAACGGCGGCCGGGTGACAGAGCGGAGCGCTCCGGAGgcggagaggaggaggtgaatgggcagcgccgggccgggcccagGGGTCcggtggggggggagggggggggggggttaggGGGGGACACCTCCGGGAAAGCGGAGCGGCCATCCCCGGCTCGGGGTAACggagcggcgggggggggggggaggtggggggggggggggcagcgggcggggagcggggagaAGTTAATGTGCTGCTGACACGGGAGGGGGAGGGATGCGGGGGGGGAAtggagggagaagggggggggaagcgAAGgttatgcttttttcttttaaggggggggggggggggggggggggtgaagaaAAAGCGCGAGGGGTATTAATCCGGGTTACGAAAACACAGCAGGGAGCGGGGAAGGAGAGCAGCGGGGGCGATGCGCGgcgcgggggggtgggggggcgaagggggagggggggggtgggtaggtggttgggtgggggggggccGCGTCCCGAGCGCTGCACCCCGCGGTGCGGGTAGGAGATGGGGCTGTCACACCGGGCACCGCGCCGtaccccatcccccccccctccccttctcccccgGCTGCCCGCGGCCGCTCCCCGCGCTGAGCGCCGCCTGACAgagccgccccccgcccgctccCCCCGGCTCTTACCGCCCGTGGCACCGCTCCGGAgcgcggcggggagggggagagaggagcGCGAGGGCCGGCGGCGGAGCGAGGCGGCTTTCGGCGGCGGCCGCGCTCTCCGCGGCTCCCCCGCGGCAGCGATGCGATCGGGCATCACTCGAAAATGGCGCCGAAAGAGCAGGGCTCTTCATTCAGATTCGTTAGGGCCGGCCCCGCGCCCTGGGGCATGCCGGGAACGGAGGGGGGGGGCGCGCAGCCCGGGCTGAGCGAGCGGCGCTTACGGACACGGCGCGGGCTGACAGCGcgcccctccccctcctccccccccccccccatcccctcccgcCCGCGCGCGCTCCACGCCCGCCTCGCTCAGCGCGCGCTCCCGCGCTGCCGACCCAACCGCCAccgatggggggggggggggggggggggggggggggggggggggaaggaaggcggggggggggggggagggaaatgtCACCCGGCGGGCGCGGTGCTGAGGGACGGAGCGAGGGGACGGAGGGACAGGGAGCGCCGCCGGCTGTCAAGGTAAAGGGGccgcggggagggggggtgCTCCACGCGGCGGTGCTTTCCCCCCGCCCCCACCATCCCTCCCCGCGGGACCCCGCGCTCAGgtcccccccgccgccccgcccgggCGCTGCGGGCTGAGCCGTGCGGACCGGGCCCCGCGCAGCGCTcgtttgaaaaaaaatagcGCTGCGGGGACGCGGGGCGGGgaggatgggggtgggggggggagggatgggggggggggggagaggcgAACTTTCATTTTCACGCCGCCCCCCCGGAGCCGTGCCGAGCCGTCAGGTAGCGGACGGAGCTCGGCCCGCGCTCGCAGCCCCATTTCGCGGAGGGGGGAAGCGAGATGGAGGCGCTCCGGGACCTCTCTCTGCACTTGACGTGAGGCTGCGGCGGGTCCGCCTCAGCCCCGGCGCCGGGCTTCCCTCTGCGGGAGGGAGCGAGAGAGCAGCGGGGGCCGCGCACCGCCGCTCCCCAGGCCCGCGCTCTCTCTCGTCGCCTTCTCGCTCGTcgcctttttctttttttcccctaaccGACCGACACGGAGAGCTCCGAGCTGCCGGGCTCGCTCAGACCGTCATGGCTACGAGAAGTGCGCTGCCGGTCAGAAACACGCGATCCCGGGGCTGCCGGCTGAGCGCCGAGCGGTGCGTGAGGCACCGCACGCTGATACCGCGCCCGTTCGCGGCTGCTCGCGCCGAGGCTCCGAGGCTCGGGATCACTCGAGAgccaactcttttttttttttcttttttttttttttttttcaaagcaagttcttagcaaaaaaaaaaaggaatcgGTCGTTCCTcacatcttgttttcttttcctttttttttttttcccttttttttttttttttgaaagggagaaaatagaACTGATTGGCCGTATATTTACACTTTCAGGCTTAGCTGATTAAAACTGCCCTGAGTGAAGTTTTCAATGAGCACCGAAAGGAATGGCAGCCAACGGCTTggaggttttcttttctttttttttttttttctttttttttttctttttgcccacGAAAGCAGCATTTTGTGGTAGAAATAGCAATgagagcactgaaaaaaatacataaaaaatacaGCGTTGCCGATACCACTCGTCTGTATTTAGATTACGTATCGTTCTGCCCTAAAGCAACTCTAGTTGCTATTTttcacccatttttttttcccaactatGATGCAGAAATAAGACCTAGCAGATAGGATGTCAGCCTCTTTGCCAGGATGTGGTATTCTCTTATACGAATCACACTGTTGTCCTCTCGAATGGCATTTCTGAGGTCTCATTAAGGATTTCTAAAGGCAGTGAAGTTTCTGCACCGCCGCTATCCCATCCGTGCTTGCAGACACACACAGGCCCAATCCTGCGTGTGGTTCTGTGCTTCGTTATGGCCCTGTTCAGACCGAAGCTGGAAGTCGTATTACACAATCACTGCTCTCAGTATTACTTAGGGCTGCACGAAGCGTAAACCCAATGCAATAGTCTCGGTTTGCATCACCCACTTCGTTTCGCTGGGGTTTAAGCTAAATAATGCACAATTGCCATAATTTTAGGATCAGGGTGGTTAAATATTTGACGGCGAGGAAGGGCAGCCGCTCTCGTCTAACAGCCCCTGCAATAGGAGGTGGGTATTGCACTCTCTGGCTGCAGCATCTGGGAGAGGATTGTCAGCTTGTTTCCTCAGTGACTGGCAAAGCCAAGGAGTcacagcaggagcacagctgaggACAGAAGGCAGGGGAGAGGGATTTTGAGCCTCAACAAAAGCGATGTCAGTTCTTTAGATCAGATTTCCGTTCCAGATAACGTGGGCTCATCAGAACGGTGGAAGTCCTATCTGCTGTGGCAGCTAAGAGAGGGTAGAGCTGCAGTTTCTGTGCTGCACTCCTTTCCTCGCACCTTTCCTCGCTGAAGCACTACCTGCACGCCGCCAATCCCCCCACTGTAGGCACTTCTCCTCACAGACTGTCATTACGTTCTCAGAGAATCTTCCACTGCTGTAACATGTGACATGGCCAGCATTTGTCATGTTATCTGCTCTCCTGTTGCCAGGGGGAGGAGCATGTGCAGTTGAATGTTTTGAGTTTTAtctgccttttttgttttttttttttttttcttcaatatatGTGTTGTTTACAGTAGTGAGGCAAGGTCAAAGTCATGTATTTTGTTCTCCAAGCACTACGTGGTTGGTTGGGCTCCTGATGGCCCTTAGCTCCTGGGCGTATTCATCCCATAGACTTGTTCCAGCCCCTGAGAAAAGTGTATCTGTAGAAATGTtagcttttttcccctacttGTGTAAATTCCCTTGTGTCAGGTGAGAGAAACTGCCGACACGAGGCTGTAGTTTGGAGACCCAGGCATTTCTTTGGGAAACCTGGATTTAGGCCCCGGGAGGATCTGGAGACCCCAAATCTGTCATTTAAAGTTCTATAGAAAATCAGTATTAAGTGGAAGAGAGGGACTTGTATTCACCTACCCCACTGAGATGACATTCCCCCCGGCTTCCTATACTTGGGAGTTCCCTATATGGAACAAGAATCACACTTGGGTATCCCAAACGGCCGGGGTCTGTCTGCAAGGTGGCACAACCAAAGCAAGGTACTGATCTCCCAGAATGGCCCAGGAGCTCCCAGCTCGTCAGGGATGGTTAGAAAGCTGGAGGCTGTCTTTTGACTCAGGCACGCATTACTTTGCAAATTACCTTGCTATGtgtttttaagatttattttacaaCCGTGAGGATTAGAGGAATTTGTCGTAATGAAAACTGGCATTGTGTCACTACTGTGTAACTGTGTAGCTGGATTCTTTGGTCTGCCTGGGTACTTGCATATTATTCCACTCTCTACTGGTCCAGCTCCTAAGTGAGTTACACCAAATGGAGGCCAACAAGGTATACCCAACGTGGAGCAATTATAATAACGTGCACATCTACATATTATTTGGGTTCCCTGTTTTGGTATGGCATATGTGTGCATGGCCAGTGGAaattccaacttttttttttttttgtatttatttttctaatttaagcTCTGCCTTGCTTTTGGTGCTTATCCAGCCTTCTTTGCTGGATCCCCGTTAGAGATTCACCAAGGCCTCTCCTCAGACCTCTTCTGAAAGTTTGCTATCAGTTGAAGTTTCTGCTTAATAATCTACTCTAATAATCAAGTGTATTCAACATCTCCTTTCATTTttgacttttctgcttctttctgtggCCATTAAGTCTCCAATTTATCCTGACAAACATAGGATTTGGAATTCATTACTTAGGCCATTTCAGGTTGTCACGTAGCAAGGACTGAAATGTGCGCCGCTTATTACTGTACAGTCATTAGACTGCAGTGGCAGTGAAAACTAAGTTCTGAATTTGCCAGCTGAGAGCTGATCTAGGGATCCTTCTCTTGGCACCAAGGACTGCAGGAAGTATTTGCTAGATTAGGATGTACACCTGCTTTATTAAATTCCCTACAAAATactaagtggaaaaaaaaaccccaaaccacccATAAACAACCTTTAGCCTATTTTTGGTGTAGACTACCTGGTTTTTCAACAGCCAACTttcaatctatttttttttttttcccccaatgtCTAAGATGTTTAACACAGCATAAAGGCAGCTGGTACAATCCAAAGGCTGGGCTTAACTACGCTTTCCTTCAGTATTGACTCTAATACAGCCATAGGCCTGACCCATCATGAACATATCCCTGAGGCCTCGGGAAATACTTGCTATTAAACTAAGGTTCTGTGGTGAAGTTTTGCTAAAACGGCCTCGCTGTAACTTCTAAACATTGTAAaaattcttctgcatgttagtggTTGTGAAATGTGCTGGTTCGTTATCTGTGAAAACTGAAGCCCATTCTTTATGGATTAATTACAGCAGAGCAGTTGCCAAGTGATCTTCTCCACAGCACCCACGAACTTTGGCCTTACACTGAAGAGGACTCGTCAAATGGTGAGAAAATAAGTGTGGTTGTTGGGGCTATAAATTATTGAGGGGATgctctattattttttctttcctttgtatcAATTCTGTTATTTAACTGGTATTAAAGTTAGATTGTTTTTGGTAGGGTAACTGCTGGGGCCAGAGCCTAATTTCTCACCTTCCCGCCCGCTATTTTGCTCGTTGCTTTCTCAAGCTTTATCATCTCCTTATCCATCCTGGACTTTTCCAAACAATTGTTAGCGATACACTGAATTTATGagctatttttttattacttgaTTTAGCCTTAGTCCTGTGCATGTGCTCAGCTGTGTTCACAGGAGGATTTCTATCAGCACCACcagtcagcacagcacagctcggATGTGAGGAATTGTTGGAAAGGCTGAAACTCAGACTTTGCAAATAtgtatttctgcatttaaatgaaatgctaCTGAAATTAATACAGGAGTGAGAGGTCTGGAAATGCTTTAGCTAGCActaatttgtttgcttttatgctgttcaattcatttcttttaagaCAGCATGATGTAAATTGTTCATTTGCTTCTCTAGTTTCCCAGTTTCTGGGAAATTTTGAAATCTGAGCTTCAAAACGTTTATAAAATGTTAGTAATGCTCATGATTCTCATAAAAGGAACAAAACGTTATTGTGTTTAACCATTTTGTGAAAAGGGAACTGAATCTGGAGAGGAACTAATTCTATCAGTAACTCACTGCCTTAGTCAGGTCTTTAACCTTGCTCTAGCTCCGTACCAACACGGAGTCATGATTTTTACACGTATGGGATTATTAAGCACGCATTTTAAATAGAgagaatttccttttttatagCTGTAGGTGAAGGGTGGGATATTAGTAGTGGGAGAGGACATGAGAATGTAGCTGTTAAGCACTGGTACTGGCTTCCTGGTAGTTTTGAGAGGTGACAGCTTAAAATAACGGTGTATACAATGATCCACAGTTTAGGAGGCAGATCACAATGACCAGAAGTTCACAGGATGCCAAGAGATGTCCCTGAACTTTGTTGGTTCACTGTTTTGATTTCAGTGGCTCaatttatgttttcctttagcAACTGCACTGTAGAGTAAGGAGTAAAAGGGACAGAACCCCACTAGCAGCTTACGATCTCcacatttcctcctccctttATGGCTGCTACCACAGAGATTGGAATATTGGGTATTAACCCTCACCCTGCTCTTTACCAAAGCAGGACTGGAAGCGCGGGTGTGTTTGTAAGGCAGAAGAAATGGCGAGCCCTTTACACCAATAACCGAGTGATGCTCTGTGTTAAGGATTACTGCGGTACTGTCAGCAAACACTGAACTAATTTAACCTTTGTCTGAGTTAGTTACcattttgcatatttaaaaatgagatttgaTACTTAAGCCAAAAAGAAGCAGTGGTTTTCAGGCAGAGTGCACTGAGATATAACCCAGaggtcatttatttttaatccagatttaattttcagtttcttttttcttcctcggGCACtttctttagttttctttctgagacCCTCTCCCCCGAATTAACTCGAAGCATTTAATCATTTGCACTCTGCTTCACCAAACAATTAATCTCGTACCTAAGTCACGATACTTGCACGAGTCCAGCTTGTGAGAGAGAAGTCTGAATGCACGTTAGCCCCTCACGTTTTGTACTTGGGTTTGCCTGTCTGAGAACCAATAGGCTGGATCCAGCCCAAGTGTGAGTCAGCATGTAAGCAGGGTAAGGAGTTGGGGCTCAGATCTGTATGCAAGCTTGGTATTACAAACGGGGTGAATGCTTTCAAGAtgatttacatttgttttttaaatttaagcaCTTCAGTTGTTTAGCTGAGCGGAGTTTAGATACTCCATATGCTTAAAGTTAAATGCTTAAAGATAAGTGGCTTAAAGGTTTTCTAAAAGCATATTTGGAATTGATGTAATTCTTTCACTTCAATAGAAGTTGGATGGTTTTGAAAATCCCGTTTTTATTGCCCTGCTAAGAAAGTAACGTTGTTTCTTTTATTCCATCCCTTTTTTGCTAAGTCGTTTTCACTCCTGGTCCCGTTCACATTGTTTCCTTCCAACCTGTCCTGTAATGTCCAGTTCTCTATTAACTTTGCCACGCTGACTATTCTTTGTCTCTAGAGCAATAGGAAGGGTATGAAGAGCACAGTGGGTGGCATTTTTCAAAAAGGGAACTGGGACTTGCTCgttattaaaaaattattctctaaTAATAATGATCTGAAGCCAGGTAGCAGTAGCAGGATCTTAAGGTGATTCTTTAATAGCCATTATGCTTATTctctaaaaaacaaagcagaaaaacccACTGAACAGATTGACTCTTTAAACTTAACGTCAGTCTTCTGTTACTAAGCTGTGTATCACTGAACTTTTCTTAAGCTTTGGGAGATACAACACAGAATTGGAAGAGAAGCATGGATCTACCTGAAGGGCAGTTCGCTGCATTCTTGGTAAGTTCAAAACACGTGTATAAAATTTTATCTCTGTTAAATTTTCACCTTTATGAATTGACATCTATTTAAGGTCCTTTGCACAGGGACAGAACAAAGGCAGTTTCATGGAAATGGTCTCTATTCTCTGGATTCTTTTACGCTCTCACCCTGTAAAAACCTGTGTTGTGTTATAGCTGAGTTTGTGGTGTGACTCCTGaatgaaaacagtaaatgaCATGAAATTCAGTTACTTTCACAGTGATTATACAACTGTGTTTTCATGCCCACTTTCTGAATAAAACAAGATATATAGGAATGAGTTTTCTCCTAGTAACTTCTGAATCCACTGCTTCATTTGAGCTGCATTTG of the Gallus gallus isolate bGalGal1 chromosome 1, bGalGal1.mat.broiler.GRCg7b, whole genome shotgun sequence genome contains:
- the LOC770248 gene encoding uncharacterized protein LOC770248 isoform X1 — protein: MRGGVTERRSAPIAIRRGVTWKQAPKNSRANDERRPGDRAERSGGGEEEQSSCQVIFSTAPTNFGLTLKRTRQMLWEIQHRIGREAWIYLKGSSLHSWCVEERVPCSLLLLPHRRTL
- the LOC770248 gene encoding uncharacterized protein LOC770248 isoform X2, which gives rise to MRGGVTERRSAPIAIRRGVTWKQAPKNSRANDERRPGDRAERSGGGEEESSCQVIFSTAPTNFGLTLKRTRQMLWEIQHRIGREAWIYLKGSSLHSWCVEERVPCSLLLLPHRRTL
- the LOC770248 gene encoding uncharacterized protein LOC770248 isoform X3, which encodes MRGGVTERRSAPIAIRRGVTWKQAPKNSRANDERRPGDRAERSGGGEEEVNGQRRAGPRGPVGGEGGGGLGGDTSGKAERPSPARAEQLPSDLLHSTHELWPYTEEDSSNALGDTTQNWKRSMDLPEGQFAAFLVCGGTGPVLTVVTPT
- the LOC770248 gene encoding eukaryotic translation initiation factor 3 subunit A isoform X4; this translates as MRGGVTERRSAPIAIRRGVTWKQAPKNSRANDERRPGDRAERSGGGEEEVNGQRRAGPRGPVGGEGGGGLGGDTSGKAERPSPAREQLPSDLLHSTHELWPYTEEDSSNALGDTTQNWKRSMDLPEGQFAAFLVCGGTGPVLTVVTPT
- the LOC770248 gene encoding uncharacterized protein LOC770248 isoform X5, with protein sequence MRGGVTERRSAPIAIRRGVTWKQAPKNSRANDERRPGDRAERSGGGEEEVNGQRRAGPRGPVGGEGGGGLGGDTSGKAERPSPARAEQLPSDLLHSTHELWPYTEEDSSNALGDTTQNWKRSMDLPEGQFAAFLKLTVIWTAAMCP